Proteins encoded in a region of the Streptomyces sp. NBC_00258 genome:
- a CDS encoding 4'-phosphopantetheinyl transferase family protein, with product MEVFLLSPNRRPEEDGVTIPSYGPGALDELDDAERQRAAAFRRPADRDLYVAAHIALRRVLATYVGIPARKLTFARADCPRCGGPHGRPVLAEPGPVPHFSLSHSHGTALIAVAARPVGADVERLPASERVEVCLPSLHPHEQAELRRLEGEDRRAAFARIWARKEAYLKGTGAGIGRWMSEVYVGDGGPGAPQGPDGWTVRDVPCPAGHAAAVALHGTPPTHTVVRELPGDLRSLTSH from the coding sequence TTGGAAGTCTTTCTGCTGTCTCCGAACCGTCGCCCTGAGGAGGACGGTGTCACGATCCCCTCGTACGGCCCCGGCGCGCTCGACGAACTCGACGACGCCGAGCGGCAGCGGGCAGCCGCCTTCCGGCGCCCGGCCGACCGGGATCTGTACGTGGCGGCGCACATCGCGCTGAGGCGGGTGCTCGCCACGTACGTCGGAATCCCCGCACGGAAGCTCACCTTCGCCCGTGCGGACTGCCCCAGGTGCGGCGGCCCGCACGGCAGGCCCGTACTCGCCGAGCCGGGCCCCGTCCCGCACTTCTCGCTCTCGCACAGCCACGGCACGGCCCTCATCGCCGTGGCCGCCCGCCCGGTCGGCGCCGATGTGGAGCGGCTGCCGGCATCCGAGCGGGTGGAGGTGTGCCTGCCCTCCCTGCATCCGCACGAACAGGCGGAACTGCGACGCCTGGAGGGAGAGGACCGGCGGGCCGCCTTCGCCCGCATCTGGGCGCGCAAGGAGGCATACCTCAAAGGCACGGGCGCCGGAATCGGCCGCTGGATGTCCGAGGTGTACGTCGGCGACGGCGGCCCGGGAGCGCCGCAAGGGCCGGACGGCTGGACCGTACGGGACGTGCCGTGCCCGGCGGGCCACGCGGCGGCCGTCGCGCTCCACGGCACACCGCCCACGCACACCGTCGTGCGTGAACTGCCCGGGGATCTCCGGTCCCTGACCAGTCACTGA
- a CDS encoding acetyl/propionyl/methylcrotonyl-CoA carboxylase subunit alpha: MRKVLIANRGEIAVRVARACRDAGIASVAVYAEPDRDALHVRAADEAFALGGDTPATSYLDITKVLQAAKDSGADAIHPGYGFLSENADFAQAVLDAQLIWIGPPPQAIRDLGDKVAARHIAQRAGAPLVAGTPDPVSGAEEVVAFAEQHGLPIAIKAAFGGGGRGLKVARTLQEVPELYDSAVREAIAAFGRGECFVERYLDKPRHVETQCLADSHGNVVVVSTRDCSLQRRHQKLVEEAPAPFLSQAQVAELYSSSKAILKEAGYIGAGTVEFLVGTDGTISFLEVNTRLQVEHPVTEEVAGIDLVREMFRIADGEALGYDDPELRGHSLEFRINGEDPGRGFLPAPGTVTTFAPPSGPGVRLDAGVESGSVIGPAWDSLLAKLIVTGATREQALQRAARALAEFQVEGMATAIPFHRAVVQDPAFAPELTGSTDPFTVHTRWIETEFVNDIKPFAAPTDTEVEDEPGRETVVVEVGGKRLEVSLPVSLGMSLARTGLAAGAKPKRRAAKKSGPAASGDTLASPMQGTIVKVAVEEGQEVKEGDLVVVLEAMKMEQPLNAHRSGTVKALAAEVGASITSGAPICEIIS, from the coding sequence ATCCGCAAGGTGTTGATCGCCAACCGTGGCGAAATCGCTGTTCGTGTCGCCCGGGCGTGCCGAGACGCCGGTATCGCGAGCGTGGCGGTGTACGCCGAGCCGGACCGGGACGCGCTGCATGTGCGGGCCGCGGACGAGGCGTTCGCGCTGGGCGGTGACACCCCCGCGACCAGTTACCTCGACATCACCAAGGTGCTGCAGGCGGCCAAGGACTCCGGCGCGGACGCCATCCACCCCGGCTACGGCTTCCTTTCCGAGAACGCCGACTTCGCCCAGGCCGTCCTGGACGCCCAGCTGATCTGGATCGGCCCGCCCCCGCAGGCCATTCGCGACCTGGGCGACAAGGTCGCCGCCCGCCACATCGCCCAGCGCGCCGGCGCCCCCCTGGTGGCCGGCACCCCCGACCCGGTCTCCGGCGCGGAGGAGGTCGTGGCCTTCGCCGAACAGCACGGCCTGCCCATCGCCATCAAGGCCGCCTTCGGCGGCGGCGGCCGCGGCCTCAAAGTCGCCCGCACCCTGCAAGAGGTCCCCGAACTCTACGACTCGGCGGTCCGCGAGGCGATCGCCGCGTTCGGCCGCGGCGAGTGCTTCGTGGAGCGCTACCTCGACAAGCCGCGGCACGTGGAGACCCAGTGCCTGGCCGACTCCCACGGCAACGTGGTCGTCGTATCGACGCGTGACTGCTCGCTGCAGCGACGGCACCAGAAGCTGGTCGAGGAAGCCCCCGCCCCGTTCCTGTCCCAGGCGCAGGTCGCCGAGCTGTACTCGTCCTCCAAGGCCATCCTCAAGGAGGCCGGCTACATCGGCGCCGGCACCGTGGAGTTCCTCGTCGGCACCGACGGCACGATCTCCTTCCTGGAGGTCAACACCCGCCTGCAGGTCGAGCACCCGGTGACCGAGGAAGTCGCCGGCATCGACCTGGTCCGCGAAATGTTCCGCATCGCCGACGGCGAAGCACTCGGCTACGACGACCCGGAACTGCGCGGCCACTCCCTGGAGTTCCGCATCAACGGCGAGGACCCCGGCCGGGGCTTTCTGCCCGCCCCCGGCACGGTGACCACCTTCGCCCCGCCCTCGGGCCCGGGAGTGCGGCTGGACGCCGGCGTGGAGAGCGGCAGCGTGATCGGCCCCGCCTGGGACTCCCTGCTCGCCAAACTGATCGTCACCGGCGCCACCCGCGAACAGGCCCTGCAACGCGCCGCCCGCGCACTGGCCGAATTCCAGGTCGAGGGCATGGCCACCGCCATCCCCTTCCACCGCGCGGTCGTGCAGGACCCGGCGTTCGCCCCCGAACTGACCGGCTCCACCGACCCCTTCACCGTCCACACCCGCTGGATCGAAACCGAGTTCGTCAACGACATCAAGCCCTTCGCCGCCCCCACCGACACCGAGGTGGAGGACGAGCCCGGCCGCGAGACCGTCGTCGTCGAGGTCGGCGGCAAACGCCTGGAAGTCTCCCTGCCCGTCTCCCTGGGCATGTCCCTGGCCCGCACCGGCCTCGCCGCCGGCGCCAAACCCAAACGCCGCGCCGCCAAGAAGTCCGGCCCCGCCGCCTCCGGCGACACCCTCGCCTCCCCCATGCAGGGCACCATCGTCAAGGTCGCCGTCGAGGAAGGCCAGGAAGTCAAGGAAGGCGACCTCGTCGTCGTCCTGGAAGCCATGAAGATGGAACAACCCCTCAACGCCCACCGCTCCGGCACCGTCAAAGCCCTGGCCGCCGAAGTCGGCGCCTCCATCACCTCCGGCGCCCCCATCTGCGAAATCATTTCCTAG
- a CDS encoding 2-oxoacid:acceptor oxidoreductase subunit alpha, with product MLSKDVRRLDRVIIRFAGDSGDGMQLTGDRFTSETASFGNDLSTLPNFPAEIRAPAGTLPGVSSFQLHFADHDILTPGDAPNVLVAMNPAALKANIADVPRGAEIIVNTDEFTKRAMHKVGYPTSPLEDGSLDGFSVHPVPLTTLTVEALKDFDLTRKEAERSKNMFALGLLSWMYHRPTEGTEKFLTAKFAKKPDIAAANIAAFRAGWNFGETTEDFAVSYEIAPATAAFPAGTYRNISGNLALSYGLIAAGRQADLPLYLGSYPITPASDILHELSRHKNFGVRTFQAEDEIAGIGAALGAAFGGSLAVTTTSGPGVALKSETIGLAVSLELPLLVIDIQRGGPSTGLPTKTEQADLLQAMFGRNGEAPVPIVAPQTPADCFDAAIEAARIALTYRTPVLLLSDGYLANGSEPWRIPDTDELPDLQVQFAQGPNHTLDDGTDVFWPYKRDPHTLARPWAIPGTPGLEHRIGGIEKQDGTGNISYDPANHDFMVRTRQAKIDGIDVPDVEVDDPSGAATTLVLGWGSTYGPITAAVRRLRGAGEAIAQAHLRHLNPFPRNLGAVLKGYETVVIPEMNLGQLATLVRAKYLVDAHSYNQVNGMPFKAEQLATALKEAIDG from the coding sequence CTGCTGTCGAAGGATGTTCGCCGGTTGGATCGGGTGATCATCCGGTTCGCGGGGGACTCGGGTGACGGTATGCAACTCACCGGGGACCGTTTCACCTCCGAAACGGCATCCTTTGGAAACGACCTTTCGACACTGCCGAACTTCCCCGCCGAGATCCGCGCGCCCGCAGGCACCCTGCCGGGCGTTTCGTCTTTCCAGCTGCACTTCGCCGACCACGACATCCTCACCCCCGGCGACGCCCCCAACGTCCTGGTCGCGATGAACCCCGCCGCGCTGAAGGCGAACATCGCCGACGTGCCGCGCGGCGCGGAGATCATCGTCAACACCGACGAGTTCACCAAACGGGCGATGCACAAGGTCGGCTACCCCACCAGCCCTCTGGAGGACGGTTCGCTGGACGGCTTCAGCGTCCACCCCGTGCCCCTGACCACGCTGACCGTCGAGGCCCTCAAGGACTTCGACCTCACCCGCAAGGAGGCCGAGCGCAGCAAGAACATGTTCGCGCTCGGTCTGCTGTCGTGGATGTACCACCGGCCCACGGAGGGCACCGAGAAGTTCCTGACGGCCAAGTTCGCCAAGAAGCCCGATATCGCGGCGGCCAACATCGCCGCGTTCCGGGCGGGCTGGAACTTCGGCGAGACCACCGAGGACTTCGCGGTCTCCTACGAGATCGCCCCGGCCACCGCCGCGTTCCCGGCCGGCACCTACCGCAACATCTCCGGGAACCTGGCCCTGTCCTACGGCCTGATCGCCGCCGGCCGCCAGGCCGACCTGCCGCTCTACCTGGGCTCCTACCCCATCACCCCGGCCTCGGACATCCTGCACGAGCTGAGCCGGCACAAGAACTTCGGCGTGCGGACCTTCCAGGCCGAGGACGAGATCGCCGGCATCGGCGCCGCCCTGGGCGCCGCCTTCGGCGGCTCGCTGGCCGTCACCACCACCTCCGGACCGGGTGTCGCCCTCAAGTCGGAGACGATCGGGCTCGCCGTCTCCCTCGAGCTGCCGCTGCTGGTCATCGACATCCAGCGCGGCGGCCCCTCCACCGGCCTGCCCACCAAGACCGAGCAGGCCGACCTGCTGCAGGCCATGTTCGGCCGCAACGGCGAGGCACCGGTGCCCATCGTGGCCCCCCAGACGCCCGCCGACTGCTTCGACGCCGCCATCGAGGCGGCGCGCATCGCGCTCACCTACCGCACCCCGGTCCTGCTGCTGTCCGACGGCTACCTCGCCAACGGGTCCGAGCCCTGGCGCATCCCCGACACCGACGAACTGCCCGACCTGCAAGTGCAGTTCGCCCAGGGCCCCAACCACACCCTGGACGACGGCACCGACGTCTTCTGGCCCTACAAACGCGACCCCCACACCCTCGCCCGCCCCTGGGCGATTCCGGGTACGCCGGGTCTGGAACACCGCATCGGCGGCATCGAAAAGCAGGACGGCACCGGCAACATCTCCTACGACCCCGCCAACCACGACTTCATGGTCCGCACCCGCCAAGCGAAAATCGACGGCATCGACGTCCCGGACGTCGAGGTCGACGACCCCTCCGGCGCGGCCACCACGCTGGTGCTGGGCTGGGGTTCGACCTACGGGCCGATCACCGCAGCCGTGCGGCGGCTGCGCGGGGCCGGGGAAGCGATCGCGCAGGCCCACCTGCGCCACCTCAACCCCTTCCCCCGCAATCTCGGCGCGGTGCTCAAGGGTTACGAGACGGTGGTGATCCCCGAGATGAACCTCGGGCAGCTCGCCACCCTGGTCCGGGCGAAATACCTGGTGGACGCCCACTCCTACAACCAGGTCAACGGAATGCCGTTCAAGGCCGAACAGCTCGCCACGGCTCTCAAGGAGGCCATCGATGGCTGA
- a CDS encoding acyl-CoA carboxylase epsilon subunit, translating into MTTSVPSIQVLKGEAGAEELAALTAVLLAGSARRSVPDGESARAASRRAGWQRTGHTSGYGAPQSWRT; encoded by the coding sequence GTGACCACCAGCGTTCCGTCCATCCAGGTGTTGAAGGGAGAGGCCGGCGCGGAGGAGCTCGCCGCCCTCACAGCCGTCCTCCTCGCCGGCAGTGCGCGGCGTTCCGTCCCGGACGGCGAAAGCGCCCGTGCGGCATCGCGGCGGGCCGGATGGCAGCGTACGGGCCATACCTCCGGGTACGGCGCGCCACAGAGTTGGCGTACATGA
- a CDS encoding NDP-hexose 2,3-dehydratase family protein, which yields MLSHTLQSRGEAALADRLALSAATTEGSHLATADFHGWLAERGRANAFRVDRIPFAELQGWSFEESTGNLVHRSGRFFTVEGLHVTERDGPYGDGPYADWYQPIIKQPEVGILGILVKEFDGVPHFLMQAKMEPGNPNLLQLSPTVQATRSNYTKAHQGADVKYIEHFVGPGRGRVVADALQSEHGSWFFRKSNRNMIVEAVGEVPLLDDFCWLTLGQIGELLHQDNVVNMDSRTVLSCLPLPATAAGALRTDIQLLSWITGERARHDVHAERVPLAGLPGWRQDEMTVEHEEGRYFNVVAVAVQAGNREVTSWTQPLFEPVGTGVTAFLTREFDGVPHVLVHARVEGGFLDTVELGPTVQYTPGNYAHLAEKERPLFLDSVLDASPDRVRYGAVHSEEGGRFRNAESRYLIVDAAEHDTPLDPPPGYAWVTPGQLTWLVRHGHYLNVQARTLLACLNALPVRAR from the coding sequence ATGCTGTCCCACACCCTTCAATCGCGCGGCGAGGCCGCCCTGGCCGACCGGCTCGCGCTGTCGGCCGCCACCACCGAGGGTTCCCACCTGGCGACCGCCGACTTCCACGGCTGGCTCGCCGAGCGCGGGCGGGCCAACGCGTTCCGCGTGGACCGCATCCCGTTCGCCGAGTTGCAGGGCTGGTCGTTCGAGGAGTCCACCGGAAACCTGGTGCACCGCAGCGGCCGGTTCTTCACCGTCGAGGGCCTGCACGTCACCGAGCGGGACGGCCCCTACGGCGACGGCCCGTACGCCGACTGGTACCAGCCCATCATCAAGCAGCCCGAGGTCGGCATCCTGGGCATCCTCGTCAAGGAGTTCGACGGGGTACCGCACTTCCTGATGCAGGCCAAGATGGAGCCCGGAAACCCGAATCTGCTCCAGCTCTCCCCCACGGTCCAGGCGACCCGCAGCAACTACACCAAGGCCCACCAGGGCGCGGACGTGAAGTACATCGAGCACTTCGTCGGCCCCGGCCGCGGCCGGGTCGTCGCGGACGCCCTGCAGTCCGAGCACGGCTCCTGGTTCTTCCGGAAGTCCAACCGCAACATGATCGTGGAGGCGGTCGGCGAGGTCCCCCTCCTCGACGACTTCTGCTGGCTCACCCTCGGCCAGATCGGCGAACTGCTGCACCAGGACAATGTCGTCAACATGGACTCGCGGACCGTCCTGTCATGTCTGCCCCTGCCGGCGACGGCGGCCGGGGCGCTGCGCACCGACATCCAGCTGCTGTCCTGGATCACCGGGGAGCGCGCCCGGCACGACGTGCACGCCGAACGCGTCCCGCTGGCCGGGCTGCCCGGCTGGCGGCAGGACGAGATGACCGTCGAGCACGAGGAGGGCCGCTACTTCAACGTCGTCGCGGTGGCCGTGCAGGCCGGCAACCGCGAGGTCACCAGCTGGACACAGCCCCTGTTCGAGCCGGTCGGCACCGGCGTCACCGCCTTCCTCACCCGGGAGTTCGACGGCGTGCCGCACGTACTGGTGCACGCCCGGGTCGAGGGCGGCTTCCTGGACACCGTGGAGCTGGGCCCCACCGTCCAGTACACGCCGGGCAACTACGCCCACCTCGCGGAGAAGGAGCGCCCGCTCTTCCTCGACTCGGTCCTCGACGCGTCGCCCGACCGTGTCCGCTACGGTGCCGTGCACTCGGAGGAGGGCGGCCGGTTCCGCAACGCCGAGAGCCGCTATCTGATCGTCGACGCCGCCGAGCACGACACGCCGCTCGACCCACCGCCCGGCTACGCCTGGGTCACCCCCGGCCAGCTCACCTGGCTCGTCCGCCACGGCCACTATCTCAACGTGCAGGCACGCACGCTGCTGGCCTGCCTCAACGCACTCCCGGTGAGGGCACGTTGA
- a CDS encoding Gfo/Idh/MocA family protein: MSAGAAAGAPVRIGVLGCADIAVRRMMPAFAASPGLEIAAVASRDLAKAERVAERFGCQPVQGYAELLRRDDIQAVYVPLPAALHARWVEAALDAGLHVLAEKPLSTDSATTERLLCLAAARGLALMENVMFVHHPLHEAVRRLVADGRIGELRTFQAAFTIPRLPDDDIRYVPELGGGALADVGLYPLRAALHFLGPDVEVVGAHLASDTGRLVETSGAALLRTPGGVMAQVTFGMEHAYRSGYELWGSEGRITVDRAFTPPADHIPVITVQRGADIEEIRLRPADQVAATVRAFMSAVRAGTSPSADTLRQAVLLSDVRRAGASDDGASTPSVDKHVGSLSAVSEPSP, translated from the coding sequence TTGAGCGCGGGTGCGGCGGCCGGGGCCCCGGTGCGGATCGGGGTGCTGGGCTGCGCGGACATCGCGGTGCGCCGAATGATGCCCGCGTTCGCCGCCTCCCCCGGTCTGGAGATCGCGGCGGTCGCCAGCCGTGACCTCGCCAAGGCAGAACGGGTCGCCGAACGCTTCGGCTGCCAACCCGTCCAGGGATACGCCGAACTCCTGCGACGCGACGACATCCAGGCCGTGTACGTGCCGCTGCCCGCGGCGCTGCACGCCAGGTGGGTGGAGGCGGCGCTCGACGCGGGCCTGCACGTCCTCGCCGAGAAGCCCCTCAGCACCGACTCCGCTACCACCGAACGGCTGCTGTGCCTCGCCGCCGCCCGGGGACTCGCGCTGATGGAGAACGTGATGTTCGTCCACCATCCCCTGCACGAGGCGGTGCGGCGCCTCGTCGCGGACGGCCGGATCGGTGAACTGCGCACCTTCCAGGCGGCGTTCACCATTCCCCGGCTCCCCGACGACGACATCCGGTACGTCCCCGAGCTCGGCGGCGGCGCGCTGGCGGACGTGGGGCTCTATCCGCTGCGGGCGGCCCTGCACTTCCTCGGGCCGGACGTCGAGGTCGTCGGTGCCCATCTCGCGAGCGACACGGGGCGTCTGGTCGAGACGTCCGGCGCCGCGCTGCTGCGCACGCCGGGCGGAGTCATGGCACAGGTCACCTTCGGCATGGAGCACGCGTACCGCTCCGGTTATGAACTGTGGGGCAGCGAGGGCCGGATCACCGTCGACCGCGCCTTCACCCCGCCCGCCGACCACATCCCCGTGATCACCGTGCAGCGTGGCGCGGACATCGAGGAGATCCGGCTCCGGCCCGCCGACCAGGTCGCGGCCACCGTCAGGGCCTTCATGTCGGCGGTGCGTGCGGGCACCTCGCCGAGCGCGGACACGCTACGGCAGGCGGTGCTGCTGAGCGACGTGCGACGAGCGGGAGCATCGGATGATGGAGCGTCAACACCCAGTGTGGACAAGCACGTTGGAAGTCTTTCTGCTGTCTCCGAACCGTCGCCCTGA
- a CDS encoding acyl-CoA carboxylase subunit beta, whose translation MTIMEERRPTATHVEELARLKRQVHEGPGERATSAQHARGKLTARERIQLLMDEGTFNEVEPLRRHRATGFGLESNRPYTDGVITGWGTVHGRTVFVYAHDFRIFGGSLGEAHATKIHKIMDMAIAAGAPLVSLNDGAGARIQEGVSALAGYGGIFQRNTRASGVIPQISVMLGPCAGGAAYSPALTDFVFMVRETSQMFITGPDVVKAVTGEEITQNGLGGADVHAETSGVAHFAYDDEETCIAEVRYLLSMLPQNNRDVPPRVDPDDRADRRTDALLDLVPVDGNRPYDMTKVIGELVDDGDYLEVHERWARNIICALARLDGQVVGIVANQPQSMAGVLDIAASEKAARFVQLCDAFSIPLVTLLDVPGFLPGVDQEHGGIIRHGAKLLYAYCNATVPRISLILRKAYGGAYIVMDSQSIGADLTYAWPSNEIAVMGAEGAANVVFRRQIAAADDPEAMRARLVKEYKAELMHPYYAAERGLVDDVIDPADTRSVLIRSLAMLRTKHAELPSRKHGNPPQ comes from the coding sequence ATGACCATCATGGAGGAGCGGCGGCCGACGGCCACGCACGTCGAGGAGCTGGCCAGGCTCAAGAGGCAGGTGCACGAGGGCCCCGGCGAACGCGCGACCTCGGCCCAGCACGCCCGCGGCAAGCTGACGGCCCGCGAACGCATCCAACTCCTCATGGACGAAGGCACGTTCAACGAGGTCGAGCCACTGCGCCGGCACCGGGCGACCGGCTTCGGTCTGGAGTCGAACCGCCCGTACACGGACGGCGTGATCACCGGCTGGGGCACCGTGCACGGGCGCACGGTCTTCGTGTACGCCCATGACTTCCGCATTTTCGGCGGCTCGCTGGGCGAGGCCCACGCCACCAAGATCCACAAGATCATGGACATGGCCATCGCGGCCGGTGCACCCCTGGTCTCACTGAACGACGGGGCGGGCGCCCGCATCCAGGAGGGCGTGTCCGCGCTCGCCGGCTACGGCGGCATCTTCCAGCGCAACACCCGCGCCTCGGGCGTCATCCCGCAGATCAGCGTGATGCTGGGCCCGTGCGCCGGCGGCGCCGCGTACTCCCCGGCGCTCACGGACTTCGTGTTCATGGTCCGCGAGACCTCGCAGATGTTCATCACGGGCCCGGATGTCGTCAAGGCGGTCACCGGCGAGGAGATCACCCAGAACGGCCTGGGCGGCGCCGACGTGCACGCCGAGACGAGCGGCGTCGCGCACTTCGCGTACGACGACGAGGAGACCTGCATCGCCGAGGTGCGGTATCTGCTCTCGATGCTGCCCCAGAACAACCGCGACGTCCCGCCCCGGGTGGACCCCGACGACCGGGCGGACCGGCGCACCGACGCCCTGCTGGACCTGGTCCCCGTGGACGGCAACCGGCCGTACGACATGACGAAGGTGATCGGGGAACTCGTCGACGACGGGGACTACCTGGAGGTCCACGAGCGCTGGGCCCGCAACATCATCTGTGCGCTGGCCCGGCTCGACGGCCAGGTGGTGGGCATCGTCGCCAACCAGCCGCAGTCCATGGCCGGCGTCCTCGACATCGCGGCCAGCGAGAAGGCGGCACGCTTCGTGCAGCTGTGCGACGCGTTCAGCATCCCGCTGGTGACGCTGCTCGATGTGCCGGGCTTCCTGCCGGGCGTGGACCAGGAGCACGGCGGCATCATCCGGCACGGCGCGAAGCTCCTCTACGCCTACTGCAACGCGACCGTGCCACGCATCTCCCTGATCCTGCGCAAGGCGTACGGCGGTGCGTACATCGTCATGGACTCGCAGTCCATCGGCGCCGACCTGACCTACGCCTGGCCGTCGAACGAGATCGCGGTGATGGGCGCGGAAGGCGCCGCCAACGTTGTCTTCCGCAGGCAGATCGCCGCTGCCGACGACCCCGAGGCGATGCGCGCCAGGCTGGTCAAGGAGTACAAGGCCGAGCTCATGCATCCGTACTACGCGGCCGAGCGCGGCCTGGTCGACGACGTCATCGACCCCGCCGACACGCGTTCGGTACTCATCCGCTCCCTGGCGATGCTGCGCACCAAGCACGCGGAGCTGCCCTCCCGCAAACACGGCAACCCCCCACAGTGA
- the rfbH gene encoding lipopolysaccharide biosynthesis protein RfbH yields the protein MSDPKETVLDAVRAYHEVSAPAREFVPGTTEIWPSGAVLEVEDRVALVEAALDMRIAAGRSQRKFESAFARRLKRRKAHLTNSGSSANLLAVSALTSPHLEDRRLKPGDEIITVAAGFPTTVNPILQNGLVPVFVDVDLTTYNATADKVAAAIGPKTRAIIIAHALGNPFEVTAIAQLAEEHDLFLIEDNCDAVGSLYDGQLTGTFGDMTTVSFYPAHHLTMGEGGCVLTSNLALARIVESLRDWGRDCWCEPGENDKCLKRFKYQMGTLPAGYDHKYIFSHVGYNLKATDIQAALGLTQLAKLDDFIDARKRNWRRLREGLDGVPGLLLPEATPRSDPSWFGFVITVDPEAPFGRAELVSHLEDRKIGTRRLFAGNLTRHPAYIDQPHRVVGDLTNSDIITEHTFWIGVYPALTDEMLDYVTASIKEFVAARG from the coding sequence ATGAGCGACCCCAAGGAAACGGTGCTCGACGCGGTCCGCGCGTACCACGAAGTCAGCGCACCGGCACGGGAGTTCGTGCCCGGCACGACGGAGATCTGGCCCTCGGGAGCGGTCCTGGAGGTGGAGGACCGGGTGGCGCTGGTGGAAGCCGCCCTCGACATGCGGATCGCCGCCGGGCGCAGCCAGCGCAAGTTCGAGTCGGCGTTCGCCAGGCGGCTGAAACGGCGCAAGGCCCATCTCACCAACTCCGGCTCCTCGGCGAACCTCCTCGCCGTCTCGGCGCTCACCTCGCCCCATCTGGAGGACCGGCGGCTGAAGCCGGGCGACGAGATCATCACCGTCGCGGCGGGCTTCCCCACCACGGTCAACCCGATCCTGCAGAACGGGCTCGTACCGGTCTTCGTCGACGTGGACCTGACGACGTACAACGCGACCGCGGACAAGGTCGCCGCCGCCATCGGGCCCAAGACCCGGGCGATCATCATCGCGCACGCGCTCGGCAACCCCTTCGAGGTCACCGCGATCGCCCAACTCGCCGAGGAACACGACCTGTTCCTCATCGAGGACAACTGTGACGCGGTCGGCTCGCTGTACGACGGGCAGCTCACCGGCACGTTCGGCGACATGACCACGGTCAGCTTCTATCCGGCGCACCACCTCACGATGGGCGAGGGCGGCTGTGTGCTGACCTCGAACCTGGCGCTCGCCCGGATCGTGGAATCGCTGCGGGACTGGGGGCGGGACTGCTGGTGCGAGCCGGGCGAGAACGACAAGTGCCTCAAGCGGTTCAAGTACCAGATGGGCACCCTGCCGGCCGGCTACGACCACAAGTACATCTTCTCGCACGTCGGTTACAACCTGAAGGCCACCGACATCCAGGCCGCCCTCGGTCTGACCCAGCTCGCCAAGCTCGACGACTTCATCGACGCCCGCAAGCGCAACTGGCGGCGGCTGCGCGAGGGCCTGGACGGCGTACCCGGGCTGCTCCTGCCCGAGGCCACACCCCGCTCCGACCCGAGCTGGTTCGGATTCGTGATCACCGTGGACCCCGAAGCCCCCTTCGGCCGCGCGGAGTTGGTGTCCCATCTGGAGGACCGCAAGATCGGCACCCGGCGGCTGTTCGCCGGCAATCTCACCCGGCACCCCGCCTACATCGACCAGCCCCACCGCGTGGTCGGCGACCTGACCAACAGCGACATCATCACCGAACACACGTTCTGGATCGGGGTCTACCCGGCGCTCACCGACGAGATGCTCGACTACGTGACCGCCTCGATCAAGGAGTTCGTGGCCGCGCGCGGCTGA